The proteins below come from a single Miscanthus floridulus cultivar M001 chromosome 1, ASM1932011v1, whole genome shotgun sequence genomic window:
- the LOC136495289 gene encoding 3beta-hydroxysteroid-dehydrogenase/decarboxylase-like — protein sequence MGSHYDGDNGGRRRETKWCAVTRGRGFMARHLVAALLRSGEWRVRVTDLAPTLVLGPGETEEILSDALRDGCAVYASVDVCNLEQLTKANFEGVDVVFHTAAADSSKNNLQLHYKVNVTGTKNVIDDCKICKVKRLIHTSSSSVVFDGVHGLFDVNESLPYRPDKFSDAYAQTKAEAEKLVIKANGINDLLTCCLRPGSIFGPGDILIPTLDRYGWTHLTIGDGKNCNDFVYVENVVHGHLCAYKTLSTTEGARTSGGKAYFITNMEPMNMWDFTYLVQEELGYKRVSKIRIPTIVIKPASYLIEWAYRVVFSHFGICQPQMLTPPRIRYVTLNRTFSCNKAVEELNYKPIVTLQDGLKKAVKLCIQLRNKDLSKRY from the exons ATGGGCTCGCACTACGACGGTGACAACGGTGGTCGCCGGCGGGAGACGAAGTGGTGCGCGGTGACCCGCGGCCGGGGGTTCATGGCGAGGCACCTGGTGGCGGCCTTGCTTCGCTCCGGCGAGTGGCGCGTCCGGGTCACTGACCTCGCCCCTACTCTCGTCCTCGGCCCCGGAGAGACGGAGGAGATTCTCAGCGATGCTCTCCGTGATGGCTGTGCCGTCTATGCCTCGGTTGATGTCTGCAACCTAGAGCAGCTTACCAAAG CTAACTTTGAG GGGGTAGATGTTGTTTTCCACACAGCCGCTGCGGATTCTAGCAAGAACAACTTGCAACTTCACTACAAGGTCAACGTG ACAGGAACGAAGAATGTAATTGATGATTGCAAGATATGCAAGGTGAAAAGGCTTATACACACCAGTTCTAGTTCCGTTGTGTTTGACGGCGTTCATGGACTTTTTGATGTAAATGAGTCATTGCCATACCGGCCAGATAAG TTTTCTGATGCATATGCACAAACAAAGGCAGAAGCAGAGAAGTTAGTCATCAAGGCCAATGGCATTAATGACCTTCTAACGTGTTGCTTACGTCCTGGTTCCATATTTGGCCCAGGTGACATACTGATACCAACTTTGGATCGTTATGGATGGACACAT CTTACCATTGGTGATGGAAAGAATTGTAATGATTTTGTGTATGTTGaaaatgttgtacatggtcatcTCTGTGCTTATAAGACCCTTTCTACTACTGAGGGTGCAAGAACCAGTGGAGGAAAA GCATACTTTATAACTAATATGGAGCCAATGAATATGTGGGACTTCACATATCTTGTTCAAGAAGAACTTGGATACAAAAG AGTATCCAAGATAAGGATACCTACAATTGTTATCAAGCCAGCAAGCTATTTGATAGAGTGGGCATATAGGGTTGTTTTCTCTCATTTTGGAATTTGCCAGCCTCAAATGCTAACACCGCCAAGGATTAGATATGTAACACTCAATAGAACATTTAGTTGTAACAAAGCTGTTGAAGAACTTAACTACAAACCTATTGTGACACTACAG GATGGTTTAAAGAAAGCAGTCAAATTGTGTATTCAATTGAGGAATAAAGATTTATCTAAGAGATACTAA